In a genomic window of Macrobrachium nipponense isolate FS-2020 chromosome 10, ASM1510439v2, whole genome shotgun sequence:
- the LOC135223516 gene encoding uncharacterized protein LOC135223516, translating into MGPLQLLVVLVCVADLGRAQVQFPGTRDNDSPTEEVSKDAPATPQSDSTPNTRFFPGLVESIDFLNIFHDPCDSCSFNDQQKANQCCQSGNRRCCSFLQPIGSFGGPVGHFGGGPVGPFGGGPIGPSFSGQFPGQFQGPIGPPGFPGQVGPPGIPGQLGGGKPGTCPFAANTQTGFGRFAGGGASCVQECQSDFQCSGVQKCCPVGCSTVCRSPPGAEQSFGLGPATVKPGFCPRPQGLFGGLFGTRSAATPGTGSTADDPSASPAVEEVTADADKQALKAQRKEERRQERREQRKEEREGRVARDAEVQEDESKRSRRSPQRRVQEDRRERRRNRFERIFSRVTRDADEEETSRSRRSPQREIQEDRRERKLNRLERVLDRVTRQSSSHGESQDDRRERKQNRFERVLDRVTRQSSHGEFQDDRRERKQNRFEQVFDRVTRDVSPAEEEDEEEKSRTTRQTAEPDQRFFLPKPPKIPGLPDLFCRDECFNDFDCPGNLKCCVENDCRKCLNPSFF; encoded by the exons ATGGGTCCTCTACAGCTACTCGTAGTTCTGGTTTGTGTGGCGGACTTGGGACGGGCTCAGGTCCAGTTCCCAGGCACAAGGGATAATGACTCGCCCACAGAAGAGGTCTCTAAAGACGCCCCAGCTACGCCACAAAGCGACAGTACTCCAAATACAAG ATTCTTCCCCGGCCTCGTCGAGAGCATCGACTTCCTGAACATCTTCCACGACCCCTGCGACAGCTGTTCCTTCAATGACCAGCAGAAGGCCAACCAGTGCTGTCAGTCTGGAAACCGTCGATGCTGCTCTTTCTTGCAACCAATTGGATCCTTTGGCGGTCCCGTCGGGCACTTCGGCGGCGGCCCGGTCGGGCCCTTTGGTGGTGGTCCCATCGGCCCGTCATTCTCAGGGCAGTTCCCGGGGCAATTCCAAGGACCCATAGGTCCCCCTGGCTTCCCAGGACAAGTGGGTCCCCCTGGAATTCCAGGGCAGTTGGGAGGTGGCAAGCCAGGCACTTGCCCATTCGCCGCAAACACCCAGACAGGCTTCGGTagatttgcaggaggaggagCCTCTTGCGTGCAAGAGTGCCAGAGCGACTTCCAGTGCTCTGGAGTCCAGAAATGCTGCCCTGTAGGATGCTCTACCGTGTGTCGTAGTCCCCCTGGAG CTGAGCAGAGCTTTGGCTTAGGCCCTGCAACGGTCAAACCAGGATTCTGTCCACGACCTCAAGGCCTCTTTGGAGGCCTATTTGGCACACGCTCTGCAGCCACTCCTGGAACAGGGTCAACTGCAGATGATCCCTCGGCATCCCCTGCTGTGGAGGAGGTCACCGCAGATGCAGACAAGCAAGCACTCAAAGCTCAGCGCAAGGAGGAACGTCGACAGGAACGCCGCGAACAAAGAAAGGAAGAACGTGAAGGAAGAGTCGCTAGAGATGCAGAGGTACAAGAAGATGAGAGTAAACGAAGCCGCCGATCTCCCCAACGACGAGTCCAAGAAGATCGTCGTGAGAGACGTCGTAACAGATTCGAAAGGATATTTTCTAGAGTCACTCGAGATGCTGATGAAGAAGAGACATCTAGAAGCCGTCGGTCTCCACAGAGAGAAATCCAAGAAGATCGGAGAGAAAGGAAACTAAACAGGCTTGAACGTGTCTTAGACAGGGTCACCCGTCAGTCTTCATCACATGGAGAATCTCAAGATGATCGgagagaaaggaaacaaaacaGGTTTGAACGTGTCTTAGACAGGGTCACCCGCCAGTCTTCACACGGAGAATTCCAAGATGATCGaagagaaaggaaacaaaacaGGTTTGAACAAGTCTTCGACAGGGTTACACGAGATGTCTCTCCcgctgaagaagaagatgaagaagaaaagtcAAGGACTACACGCCAGACGGCAGAACCAGACCAGCGCTTCTTCTTGCCCAAACCCCCCAAGATCCCAGGCCTTCCAGACTTGTTCTGTCGCGATGAGTGCTTCAATGACTTTGACTGCCCAGGCAATCTGAAGTGCTGCGTCGAAAATGACTGTCGCAAGTGCTTGAATCCCTCATTCTTCTAG
- the LOC135224242 gene encoding peroxisomal ATPase PEX6-like, which produces MQIPSFFHRLCLYRLSSEDEKINGANISNDTPPVTYKDVIKALDKLQANRSKALGAPRIPQVQWKDIGGLEEAKREVVNTIQLPLRHPTLVSSGLRRSGVLLYGPPGTGKTLLAKAVATECGLNFMSVKGPELLNMYVGQSEENVRQVFARGKAAAPCVIFFDELDSLAPNRGRSGDSGGVMDR; this is translated from the exons ATGCAAATTCCATCATTTTTCCACAGGTTATGTTTATATCGACtgtcttcagaagatgaaaaAATCAATGGTGCTAATATCAGTAATGATACTCCGCCTGTGACCTACAAGGACGTTATAAAGGCTTTAG ATAAGCTTCAAGCAAACCGCAGCAAAGCATTAGGGGCACCCCGTATCCCTCAAGTGCAGTGGAAGGACATAGGTGGCTTAGAAGAAGCCAAGCGTGAGGTAGTGAACACTATCCAGCTTCCTCTGCGTCATCCAACACTGGTTTCGAGCGGCCTTCGACGATCAG GTGTTTTATTGTATGGTCCACCAGGGACAGGAAAAACTCTCCTGGCAAAAGCAGTGGCAACTGAGTGTGGTCTTAATTTTATGTCTGTTAAAGGACCTGAACTGCTTAATATGTATGTTGGGCAGAGTGAAGAAAATGTTCGTCAAG TATTTGCCCGTGGCAAAGCAGCAGCTCCGTGTGTTATATTCTTTGATGAATTGGACTCTTTAGCACCAAACCGCGGTCGTTCAGGAGATTCTGGTGGGGTTATGGATAGGTAG